A single region of the Variovorax paradoxus genome encodes:
- the ftsW gene encoding putative lipid II flippase FtsW, giving the protein MNTTAAGATPNAKPTRFGGWFGRARSGIDALPMHLPVRLGGAGITQTKATPMRVLGFDQALVWVTVALLTWGLVMVYSASIALPDNPRFARAGYGPVFFLTRHAASVAVAFIAALLAFQIPMKTWERSAPWLFVASLLLLVAVLIPHIGINVNGARRWLPLGFMRFQPSELAKLAMVLYAASYMVRKMEIKERFFRAVLPMGIAVVVVGMLVMAEPDMGAFMVIAVIAMGILFLGGVNARMFFVIAALVVVAFGTIVATSPWRRERIFAYLDPWSEEHALGKGYQLSHSLIAIGRGEIFGVGLGGSVEKLHWLPEAHTDFLLAVIGEEFGLVGVLLIIGLFLWLTRRIMHIGRQAIALDRVFSGLVAQGVGVWIGFQAFINMGVNLGALPTKGLTLPLMSFGGSAILMNLVALAVVLRIDYENRVLMRGGRI; this is encoded by the coding sequence TTGAACACCACAGCCGCCGGCGCCACGCCCAACGCCAAGCCCACCCGTTTCGGTGGCTGGTTCGGGCGCGCGCGCAGCGGTATCGACGCATTGCCCATGCACCTGCCGGTGCGGCTGGGCGGCGCCGGCATCACGCAGACCAAGGCCACGCCGATGCGTGTGCTGGGCTTCGACCAGGCGCTGGTCTGGGTCACCGTCGCGCTGCTCACCTGGGGCCTGGTGATGGTGTACTCAGCCTCCATTGCACTGCCGGACAACCCGCGCTTCGCGCGCGCGGGCTACGGCCCGGTGTTCTTCCTCACGCGGCATGCGGCGTCGGTGGCGGTGGCGTTCATTGCGGCGCTGCTGGCCTTCCAGATTCCCATGAAGACCTGGGAGCGCTCCGCGCCCTGGCTCTTCGTGGCCTCGCTGCTGCTGCTGGTGGCGGTGCTCATTCCGCACATCGGCATCAACGTGAACGGCGCGCGGCGATGGCTGCCGCTGGGCTTCATGCGCTTTCAGCCGTCCGAGCTCGCCAAGCTCGCAATGGTGCTCTATGCCGCCAGCTACATGGTGCGCAAGATGGAAATCAAGGAGCGCTTCTTCCGCGCGGTGCTGCCGATGGGCATTGCGGTGGTGGTGGTCGGCATGCTGGTGATGGCCGAGCCCGACATGGGCGCCTTCATGGTCATTGCCGTGATCGCCATGGGCATCCTGTTCCTGGGCGGCGTGAACGCGCGCATGTTCTTCGTCATTGCCGCGCTGGTGGTGGTGGCCTTCGGCACCATCGTTGCCACCAGCCCGTGGCGGCGCGAGCGCATCTTTGCGTACCTCGATCCATGGAGCGAGGAGCATGCGCTGGGCAAGGGCTACCAGCTCTCGCACTCGCTCATTGCCATCGGCCGTGGCGAGATCTTCGGCGTGGGGCTGGGCGGCAGCGTCGAAAAGCTGCATTGGCTCCCCGAGGCGCACACCGACTTCCTCTTGGCCGTGATCGGCGAGGAGTTCGGCCTGGTCGGCGTGCTGCTGATCATCGGCCTGTTCCTCTGGTTGACCCGCCGCATCATGCACATCGGCCGGCAAGCGATTGCGCTGGACCGCGTGTTCTCGGGGCTCGTGGCACAGGGCGTGGGCGTGTGGATCGGCTTCCAGGCCTTCATCAACATGGGCGTGAACCTCGGAGCGCTGCCCACCAAGGGGCTGACGCTGCCGCTGATGAGCTTCGGCGGTTCGGCCATCCTGATGAACTTGGTGGCGCTGGCCGTGGTGCTGCGCATCGATTACGAGAATCGTGTGCTGATGCGCGGAGGCCGCATATGA
- the murD gene encoding UDP-N-acetylmuramoyl-L-alanine--D-glutamate ligase: protein MRHLKDLPVLILGLGASGLAMARWCARHGALVTVADTREAPALLATLRAELPDVAFVGGPFSAALIEGTPIRAVYRSPGLSPATIAPVADAARAVGLPVGGELDLFARALQDLRTVEVPVVEAEPEAEAPAEAAPAAELPVEAAAPEAQAELALEVEPPAVAPVEAEAPEVAEVPESTEQVEAAAPAETPEAAAPASPAEATNATEAPSAPEPAEAPAEPATEGEAAATPAMAEAMPRDPSLSVPVSPPSDDAPNAETQEASAPSPAPATVSRLPSTGKPYVPTAAREAAEFVAKIAEISASNPASAAVEEEPTAQLPLVPIEEPPAPKGYTPAVLAITGTNGKTTVTALTGQLVERAGKTVAVAGNIGPTLLDTLASHIDAETLPDVWVLELSSFQLDGVQGFEPTAATVLNLTQDHLDWHGDMPAYASAKARIFGAQGLMVLNRDDPGVMAMLPAPVRVKLQRPQIRTHITFGSAMPLRPGDYGIERVNGMAWLVRALEADETQKRKRGAVVEEEIFLQRLMPADALRIRGRHNAMNALAALALASAADCPLGPMLYGLREYRGEPHRVEPIALVDDVEYFDDSKGTNVGATAAALSGLGEDRRVVVILGGEGKGQDFEPLAEPVRQFARAVVLIGRDAPLIEQALASTGVSLMHAGSMEEAVNLATARANPGDAVLLSPACASFDMFKDYEHRATVFREAVQTLADNPRETTSSSNDSDFSSGDPV, encoded by the coding sequence ATGCGACACCTGAAAGACCTCCCCGTATTGATCCTCGGCCTTGGTGCGTCCGGGCTGGCGATGGCGCGCTGGTGCGCACGCCACGGCGCATTGGTGACCGTGGCCGATACGCGCGAGGCGCCCGCGCTGCTTGCCACGCTGCGGGCGGAACTGCCCGACGTGGCGTTCGTCGGCGGACCGTTCTCGGCCGCGCTGATCGAAGGCACGCCGATCCGGGCCGTCTACCGTTCGCCGGGCCTGTCGCCCGCGACCATCGCTCCGGTTGCCGATGCGGCGCGCGCCGTGGGGCTGCCGGTCGGCGGCGAACTCGATCTCTTTGCGCGTGCGCTGCAGGATCTGCGGACGGTCGAAGTGCCGGTCGTGGAGGCGGAGCCCGAAGCCGAGGCACCAGCCGAAGCCGCGCCGGCCGCGGAACTGCCCGTGGAAGCTGCGGCACCCGAAGCGCAGGCCGAATTGGCCTTGGAGGTTGAACCGCCGGCAGTTGCACCTGTCGAGGCTGAAGCTCCTGAAGTGGCCGAAGTGCCGGAATCGACCGAGCAGGTCGAAGCTGCTGCACCTGCGGAAACGCCTGAAGCTGCAGCGCCTGCTTCGCCAGCAGAAGCGACGAACGCCACCGAAGCGCCGTCGGCACCCGAGCCAGCGGAAGCGCCGGCCGAGCCGGCCACCGAAGGCGAGGCTGCAGCAACCCCCGCGATGGCGGAAGCCATGCCGCGCGATCCCTCGCTGAGCGTTCCTGTTTCGCCGCCTTCGGACGACGCACCGAACGCAGAGACGCAAGAAGCGTCCGCCCCATCGCCGGCGCCCGCCACCGTTTCGAGGCTGCCGAGCACCGGCAAGCCCTACGTGCCTACCGCGGCCCGGGAGGCGGCCGAGTTCGTTGCCAAGATTGCCGAAATCTCCGCTTCCAACCCGGCCTCCGCTGCTGTCGAGGAAGAACCCACGGCCCAGCTTCCCCTGGTGCCGATCGAAGAGCCGCCGGCACCCAAGGGCTACACGCCCGCCGTGCTCGCCATCACCGGCACCAACGGCAAGACCACCGTCACCGCGCTCACGGGTCAGCTCGTCGAACGTGCGGGCAAGACCGTGGCGGTGGCGGGCAACATCGGCCCGACGCTGCTCGACACGCTGGCTTCGCATATCGATGCCGAGACGCTGCCCGACGTGTGGGTGCTCGAACTTTCGAGCTTCCAGCTCGACGGCGTGCAGGGTTTCGAGCCGACGGCCGCAACAGTGCTCAACCTCACGCAGGACCATCTCGACTGGCATGGCGACATGCCCGCGTATGCGTCCGCCAAGGCACGCATCTTCGGTGCACAGGGCCTCATGGTGCTGAACCGCGACGACCCGGGCGTGATGGCGATGCTCCCCGCGCCCGTCAGGGTGAAGCTGCAGCGCCCGCAGATCCGCACGCACATCACCTTCGGCAGCGCGATGCCGCTGCGCCCGGGCGACTACGGCATCGAGCGTGTCAACGGCATGGCCTGGCTGGTGCGCGCGTTGGAAGCCGACGAGACGCAAAAGCGCAAGCGCGGCGCGGTGGTGGAAGAAGAAATTTTCCTTCAACGCCTGATGCCTGCTGACGCCTTGCGCATCCGCGGGCGCCACAACGCCATGAACGCATTGGCGGCGCTTGCGCTCGCCAGTGCCGCCGACTGTCCGCTCGGCCCCATGCTCTACGGCCTGCGCGAATACCGCGGCGAGCCGCATCGGGTCGAGCCAATCGCCCTGGTGGACGATGTCGAGTATTTCGACGACAGCAAGGGCACCAACGTCGGTGCCACGGCCGCCGCCCTGAGCGGCCTGGGCGAAGACCGCCGCGTGGTCGTCATCCTCGGTGGCGAAGGCAAGGGCCAAGACTTCGAGCCGCTGGCAGAGCCGGTGCGCCAGTTTGCGCGCGCCGTGGTGCTCATCGGCCGCGACGCACCGCTGATCGAGCAGGCGCTGGCTTCCACCGGCGTCTCACTGATGCATGCGGGCTCGATGGAAGAGGCCGTGAACCTGGCCACCGCGCGCGCCAACCCCGGCGATGCCGTGCTGCTGTCACCGGCCTGTGCGAGCTTCGACATGTTCAAGGACTACGAACATCGCGCGACGGTGTTCCGCGAGGCCGTGCAGACGCTCGCGGACAACCCGCGCGAGACCACCTCGTCATCGAACGATTCCGACTTTTCCTCGGGAGACCCGGTTTGA
- the murG gene encoding undecaprenyldiphospho-muramoylpentapeptide beta-N-acetylglucosaminyltransferase, whose protein sequence is MTARTALVMAGGTGGHIFPGLAVAEALRERGWRVHWLGAPGSMEEKLVPPRGFAFEPVQFGGVRGKGPLTLFLLPLRLLRAFWQSLGVVRRVKPDVVVGLGGYITFPGGMMSVLLNKPLVLHEQNSVAGLANKVLAGVADRVFTAFPNVLKKAQWVGNPLRAAFTSQPAPAVRFAGRSGPLRLLVVGGSLGAKALNAVVPQALARIEPGTRPTVLHQSGARQIDELRANYAAAGVEGELTPFIEDTAQAYADADIIVARAGASTVTEIAAVGAAALFVPFPSAVDDHQTTNARFLVDAGGGWLVQQTDLTPELLADLLQKTERTALIEKATKAKTMQKTEAVEAVVRACEELAK, encoded by the coding sequence ATGACCGCCCGCACCGCACTGGTCATGGCCGGCGGCACCGGCGGCCACATCTTTCCAGGACTCGCGGTGGCCGAGGCCTTGCGCGAGCGCGGCTGGCGCGTGCACTGGCTGGGCGCGCCCGGCAGCATGGAAGAAAAATTGGTGCCGCCGCGCGGCTTTGCCTTCGAGCCGGTTCAGTTTGGCGGCGTGCGTGGCAAGGGGCCGCTCACGCTGTTCCTGCTTCCGCTGCGGCTCCTGCGGGCTTTCTGGCAGAGCCTTGGCGTGGTGCGCCGCGTCAAGCCCGACGTCGTGGTGGGCCTGGGCGGCTACATCACCTTTCCGGGCGGAATGATGAGCGTGCTGCTCAACAAGCCGCTGGTACTGCACGAACAGAATTCGGTTGCCGGCCTCGCCAACAAGGTGCTCGCGGGCGTGGCCGATCGGGTGTTCACGGCGTTTCCCAATGTGCTGAAGAAGGCGCAGTGGGTGGGCAATCCGCTGCGCGCGGCGTTCACGTCGCAACCCGCGCCGGCCGTGCGCTTTGCAGGCCGCAGCGGGCCGCTACGCCTCTTGGTGGTCGGCGGCAGCCTGGGCGCCAAGGCGCTCAATGCCGTGGTGCCGCAGGCGCTCGCGCGCATCGAGCCGGGCACGCGCCCCACGGTGCTGCACCAGAGCGGCGCCAGGCAGATCGACGAGCTGCGCGCCAACTACGCCGCGGCCGGCGTCGAGGGCGAGCTCACGCCGTTCATCGAAGACACCGCGCAGGCCTATGCGGACGCCGACATCATCGTCGCGCGTGCAGGGGCCAGCACCGTCACAGAAATCGCGGCCGTCGGCGCAGCAGCGCTGTTCGTGCCTTTTCCTTCGGCGGTCGACGACCACCAGACCACCAACGCGCGCTTCCTTGTCGATGCGGGCGGCGGCTGGCTGGTGCAGCAGACCGACCTCACACCTGAATTGCTGGCTGACTTGCTACAGAAAACCGAGCGCACCGCGCTGATCGAAAAGGCCACCAAGGCCAAAACCATGCAGAAGACCGAAGCAGTGGAAGCGGTCGTCCGCGCCTGCGAGGAGCTTGCCAAATGA
- the ftsA gene encoding cell division protein FtsA, producing MPKEYKDLVVGLDIGTAKVMVVVAEVLPGGELKLAGLGIAPSNGLKRGVVVNIDATVQSIQQALKEAELMADCKISRVYTGITGSHIRGINSSGMVAVKDKEVTPADVARVVETARAINISSDQRLLLVEPQEFVIDGQDVKEPIGMSGMRLEAKVHIVTGAQSAAENIIKCVRRCGLEVDQLMLNPLASSQAVLTEDERELGVVLVDIGAGTTDVAIFTNGAIRHTAVIPIAGDLITSDIAMALRTPTKDAEDIKVENGYAKQLLADPDTQVEVPGLGDRGPRMLSKQALAGVIEPRIEEIFSLVQQVVRESGYEEVLSSGVVLTGGSAVMPGMVELGEDIFLKPVRRGIPKYSSALSDMVAQPRAATVMGLLEEARFARMRGFKVAQKNGSVKTAFGRFKDFIVGNF from the coding sequence ATGCCCAAAGAATACAAAGACCTGGTTGTCGGACTCGACATCGGCACCGCCAAGGTGATGGTGGTGGTGGCCGAGGTGCTGCCCGGCGGCGAACTCAAGCTGGCCGGGCTCGGCATTGCGCCGAGCAATGGCCTGAAGCGCGGCGTGGTGGTGAACATCGACGCCACCGTGCAGAGCATCCAGCAGGCCCTGAAAGAGGCCGAGCTGATGGCCGACTGCAAGATCAGCCGCGTCTACACGGGCATTACCGGCAGCCACATCCGCGGCATCAATTCGAGCGGCATGGTGGCGGTGAAGGACAAGGAAGTAACGCCCGCCGACGTGGCCCGCGTGGTGGAAACCGCGCGCGCCATCAACATCTCGAGCGATCAGCGCCTGTTGCTGGTGGAGCCGCAGGAGTTCGTGATCGACGGGCAGGACGTGAAGGAGCCGATCGGCATGAGCGGCATGCGGCTCGAAGCCAAGGTGCACATCGTGACTGGCGCACAGAGCGCGGCCGAGAACATCATCAAGTGCGTGCGCCGCTGCGGGCTGGAGGTCGACCAGTTGATGCTGAACCCGCTGGCCTCGAGCCAGGCGGTGCTGACCGAGGACGAGCGCGAGCTCGGCGTGGTGCTGGTGGACATCGGCGCCGGCACCACAGACGTTGCAATTTTCACCAACGGCGCGATCCGCCACACGGCCGTGATTCCGATCGCGGGCGACCTGATCACGAGCGACATTGCCATGGCGCTGCGCACGCCCACCAAGGACGCCGAAGACATCAAGGTCGAGAACGGCTATGCCAAGCAGCTCCTGGCGGACCCCGACACGCAGGTGGAGGTGCCCGGCCTCGGCGATCGCGGCCCGCGCATGCTGAGCAAGCAGGCGCTTGCGGGCGTGATCGAGCCGCGCATCGAAGAAATCTTTTCGCTGGTGCAGCAGGTGGTGCGCGAGTCGGGCTACGAAGAGGTGTTGTCGTCGGGCGTGGTGCTCACGGGCGGAAGCGCCGTGATGCCGGGCATGGTCGAGCTCGGCGAAGACATCTTTTTAAAGCCGGTGCGGCGCGGCATTCCCAAGTATTCGAGCGCGCTGTCCGACATGGTCGCGCAGCCGCGCGCCGCCACCGTGATGGGCCTGCTCGAGGAAGCCCGCTTCGCACGCATGCGCGGCTTCAAGGTCGCGCAGAAGAACGGATCGGTAAAGACTGCGTTCGGACGTTTCAAGGACTTCATCGTGGGGAACTTCTGA
- a CDS encoding D-alanine--D-alanine ligase: MTLQDPKQFGKVAVLFGGSSAEREISLMSGGGVLEALRSRGVDAHAFDPSERDLVELRRDGFARCFIALHGRHGEDGTVQGALELLGIPYTGSGVMASSVAMDKVMTKRIWQADGLPTPKYVRLAFDQQSREQIRAVPDVLGLPLIVKPPREGSSIGVTKVEGYSQMQDAVALSAKYDADVLCEEFIEGEEVTCAVLGQGLDARALPVVRIAAPEGAYDYQNKYFTDDVKYHCPSGLPEAEEREIQRITLAAYHTLGCRGWGRADVMIRASDRKPFLLEMNTSPGMTSHSLVPMSARASGIAYEDLCLRVLASASLDSTGGAQ, from the coding sequence ATGACTCTTCAAGATCCAAAGCAATTCGGCAAGGTTGCCGTGCTGTTCGGCGGAAGCTCCGCCGAGCGCGAAATCTCGCTCATGTCGGGCGGCGGCGTGCTCGAGGCGCTGCGCTCGCGCGGCGTCGATGCGCATGCCTTCGATCCGTCGGAGCGCGATCTGGTCGAGCTTCGTCGCGACGGCTTCGCGCGCTGCTTCATCGCGCTGCACGGGCGGCATGGCGAAGACGGCACGGTGCAGGGGGCGCTCGAGCTGCTCGGCATTCCCTACACCGGCTCGGGCGTGATGGCTTCCAGCGTGGCCATGGACAAGGTCATGACCAAGCGCATCTGGCAGGCCGACGGCCTGCCGACGCCGAAATACGTGCGCCTGGCGTTCGACCAGCAAAGCCGCGAACAGATTCGCGCCGTGCCCGACGTGCTGGGCCTGCCGCTGATCGTGAAGCCGCCGCGCGAGGGCTCGTCCATCGGCGTGACCAAGGTAGAGGGCTATTCGCAGATGCAGGACGCCGTGGCGCTTTCGGCCAAATACGACGCCGACGTGCTGTGCGAGGAGTTCATCGAGGGCGAGGAAGTGACCTGTGCCGTGCTCGGCCAGGGGCTCGATGCGCGCGCGCTGCCCGTGGTGCGCATTGCCGCACCCGAAGGCGCCTACGACTACCAGAACAAGTACTTCACCGACGATGTGAAGTACCACTGCCCGAGCGGCCTGCCTGAAGCCGAGGAGCGCGAGATCCAGCGCATCACGCTGGCCGCGTACCACACGCTCGGCTGCCGCGGCTGGGGCCGCGCCGACGTGATGATTCGCGCGAGCGACCGCAAGCCCTTCCTGCTCGAGATGAACACCTCGCCCGGCATGACCAGCCATTCGCTGGTGCCGATGTCGGCGCGCGCATCGGGCATTGCCTACGAAGACCTGTGCCTGCGCGTGCTGGCCTCGGCTTCGCTGGACTCCACGGGAGGAGCGCAATAG
- the ftsZ gene encoding cell division protein FtsZ: protein MTIEMIEVEEFNQGTQIKVIGVGGGGGNAVAHMMERGVQGVQFVCANTDAQALQRSNAHKIIQLGTSGLGAGSKPDKGRDAAEAAVDDIRAAIDGAHMLFITAGMGGGTGTGAAPVIARVAKEMGILTVGVVTKPFDWEGGRRMTNADAGLAELEANVDSLIVVLNEKLLDVLGEDITQDEAFAHANDVLKNAVGGISEIINEYGGVNVDFEDVRTVMGEPGKAMMGTAAAAGPDRARIAAEQAVACPLLEGIDLSGAKGVLVLVTASKGSLKLNESKLAMNTIRAYASPDAHVIYGAAYDETLGDEMRVTVVATGLSRADARRQAPTLEVIRTGTDNIPFNVPTLGGTGHAGHGGHGVSQPNYDGMAVPSVWRTNRTMAAAKVDALSSGGMDDFEIPAFLRRQAD from the coding sequence ATGACCATCGAAATGATCGAAGTCGAAGAATTCAACCAAGGCACTCAGATCAAGGTGATCGGAGTCGGCGGCGGCGGCGGCAATGCCGTCGCGCACATGATGGAGCGCGGCGTGCAGGGCGTTCAGTTCGTCTGCGCCAACACCGACGCGCAGGCGCTCCAGCGCAGCAACGCACACAAGATCATCCAGCTGGGCACCAGCGGCCTGGGCGCCGGCAGCAAGCCCGACAAGGGCCGTGACGCGGCCGAAGCCGCGGTCGACGACATTCGCGCGGCCATCGACGGTGCGCACATGCTGTTCATCACGGCCGGCATGGGCGGCGGCACCGGCACCGGCGCAGCCCCCGTGATCGCACGCGTGGCAAAGGAAATGGGCATTCTCACCGTGGGTGTGGTGACCAAGCCCTTCGACTGGGAAGGCGGCCGCCGCATGACCAACGCCGACGCCGGCCTGGCCGAGCTCGAAGCCAACGTCGACTCGCTGATCGTGGTGCTCAACGAGAAGCTGCTCGACGTGCTGGGCGAGGACATCACCCAGGACGAAGCCTTCGCGCACGCCAACGACGTGCTGAAGAACGCCGTGGGCGGCATCTCGGAAATCATCAACGAGTACGGCGGCGTGAACGTCGACTTCGAAGACGTGCGCACCGTGATGGGCGAGCCGGGCAAGGCCATGATGGGCACCGCAGCCGCTGCCGGCCCGGATCGCGCGCGCATCGCCGCCGAACAGGCCGTGGCTTGCCCGCTGCTCGAAGGCATCGACCTCTCGGGCGCCAAGGGCGTGCTGGTGCTTGTGACCGCGTCGAAGGGTTCGCTGAAGCTGAACGAGTCGAAGCTCGCGATGAACACCATCCGCGCCTACGCCTCGCCCGATGCGCACGTGATCTACGGCGCCGCCTACGACGAGACCCTGGGCGACGAAATGCGCGTGACCGTGGTGGCCACCGGCCTCTCGCGCGCCGACGCACGCCGCCAGGCACCGACGCTCGAAGTGATCCGCACCGGCACCGACAACATCCCGTTCAATGTGCCCACGCTCGGCGGCACGGGCCATGCAGGCCACGGCGGCCACGGCGTGAGCCAGCCCAACTACGACGGCATGGCGGTTCCCAGCGTGTGGCGTACCAATCGCACGATGGCCGCGGCCAAGGTGGACGCGCTGTCTTCGGGCGGCATGGACGACTTCGAGATCCCCGCATTCCTGCGCCGTCAGGCTGACTGA
- the murC gene encoding UDP-N-acetylmuramate--L-alanine ligase gives MKHAIRHIHFVGVGGSGMSGIAEVLLNLGYRITGSDLADSATLRRLASLGIGTFVGHAAAHIEGADAVVTSTAVQSDNPEVLAAREKRIPVVPRAMMLAELMRLKQGIAIAGTHGKTTTTSLVASVLEAAGLDPTFVIGGRLNSAGANAQLGSGDYIVVEADESDASFLNLLPVMAVVTNIDADHMETYGHDFAKLKKAFVDFLHRMPFYGVAILCTDDPAVRDIVGEVTCPVTSYGFDEGAQVRAVDVRAVGGQMHFTAQRRNGVTLPDLPIVLNLPGEHNVRNALSVIAVAVELGIPDEAVQRGLAGFKGVGRRFQSYGEVAVQGQAGVDAPGTFTVIDDYGHHPVEMAATIAAARGAFPDRRLVLAFQPHRYTRTRDCFEDFVKVIGNADAVLLGEVYAAGEPPIVAADGRSLARALRVAGKVEPVFVDDINAMPQAIVDNARAGDVVLCMGAGSIGAVPGKVVELATAASGAEVTQ, from the coding sequence ATGAAGCACGCGATTCGTCATATTCACTTCGTGGGCGTCGGCGGCTCGGGCATGAGCGGCATTGCCGAAGTGCTGTTGAACCTGGGCTACCGCATCACGGGCTCCGACCTGGCGGACAGCGCCACGCTGCGCCGGCTCGCGAGCCTGGGCATCGGTACCTTCGTCGGGCATGCGGCCGCGCACATCGAGGGCGCCGACGCGGTCGTGACCTCCACGGCGGTGCAGTCCGACAACCCCGAAGTGCTGGCCGCGCGCGAGAAGCGCATTCCCGTGGTGCCGCGCGCCATGATGCTGGCCGAGCTGATGCGCCTGAAGCAGGGCATCGCGATTGCCGGCACTCACGGCAAGACCACCACCACCAGCCTGGTGGCGAGCGTGCTCGAAGCCGCCGGGCTCGACCCGACCTTCGTGATCGGCGGCCGCCTGAACAGCGCCGGCGCCAATGCGCAGCTCGGCAGCGGCGACTACATCGTGGTGGAGGCCGACGAGTCGGACGCTTCGTTCCTGAACCTGCTGCCCGTGATGGCGGTGGTCACGAACATCGACGCCGACCACATGGAAACCTACGGGCACGACTTCGCGAAGCTCAAGAAGGCGTTCGTCGACTTCCTGCACCGCATGCCGTTCTACGGCGTGGCCATCTTGTGCACCGACGATCCGGCGGTGCGCGACATCGTGGGCGAGGTCACCTGCCCGGTCACCAGCTATGGGTTCGATGAAGGCGCCCAGGTGCGCGCGGTCGACGTGCGTGCCGTGGGCGGGCAAATGCATTTCACGGCGCAGCGGCGTAACGGCGTCACGCTGCCCGACTTGCCCATCGTGCTCAACCTGCCGGGCGAGCACAACGTGCGCAACGCGCTTTCCGTGATCGCGGTGGCGGTGGAGCTAGGTATTCCCGACGAAGCGGTGCAGCGCGGGTTGGCCGGCTTCAAGGGCGTGGGCCGCCGCTTCCAGAGCTATGGCGAGGTGGCCGTGCAGGGGCAGGCCGGCGTGGACGCGCCGGGCACCTTTACCGTGATCGACGACTACGGCCATCACCCGGTCGAAATGGCCGCGACCATTGCCGCCGCACGCGGCGCATTCCCGGACCGCCGGCTGGTGCTGGCCTTCCAGCCGCATCGCTACACCCGCACGCGCGACTGCTTCGAAGACTTCGTCAAGGTCATCGGCAATGCCGACGCGGTGCTGCTGGGCGAGGTGTACGCCGCCGGCGAGCCGCCCATCGTGGCCGCCGACGGCCGCTCGCTGGCGCGCGCCCTGCGCGTGGCAGGCAAGGTGGAGCCGGTTTTCGTGGACGACATCAACGCCATGCCGCAAGCCATTGTGGACAACGCGCGCGCCGGCGACGTGGTGCTTTGCATGGGGGCGGGCTCCATTGGTGCAGTGCCCGGCAAGGTTGTCGAACTTGCCACCGCGGCGAGCGGCGCGGAGGTTACCCAATGA
- a CDS encoding cell division protein FtsQ/DivIB — protein MADSIPAPFDVKLMNIVSNLAFAVVALMLLAAGAWWVLRQPFFPIAGIKVDGDVTHNNEVTLRANVAPQLAGNFFTVDLARARTAFESVPWVRKAVVRREFPNKLRVTLTEQVPVANWGDEAGSKLINSFGDVFEANVAEVDDRLPRLDGPIEQAGQVLGMYRVIAPIFQPYDFSVDELTLSSRGSWKVVLNSGAEIELGRGQPEEVAARAQRFLKTVTQVAGQYHRTAADIEGADLRHNDAYALRLRGVTTVVTDPKTKKK, from the coding sequence ATGGCCGACAGCATCCCGGCGCCATTCGACGTCAAGCTCATGAACATCGTCTCGAACCTCGCGTTCGCGGTGGTGGCGCTCATGCTGCTTGCGGCGGGCGCATGGTGGGTGCTGCGGCAGCCGTTCTTTCCCATTGCCGGCATCAAGGTCGACGGCGACGTGACGCACAACAATGAAGTGACCCTGCGCGCGAACGTGGCGCCCCAGCTCGCGGGCAATTTCTTCACGGTCGATCTCGCCCGCGCGAGAACGGCCTTCGAGTCTGTGCCCTGGGTGCGCAAGGCAGTGGTGCGGCGCGAGTTTCCCAACAAGCTGCGCGTCACCCTGACCGAGCAGGTGCCCGTGGCCAACTGGGGCGACGAAGCAGGCTCGAAGCTGATCAACAGCTTTGGCGACGTGTTCGAAGCCAACGTGGCCGAGGTGGACGACCGCCTGCCGCGGCTCGATGGTCCCATCGAGCAGGCCGGCCAGGTGCTTGGGATGTACCGCGTGATCGCGCCGATCTTCCAGCCCTACGACTTCAGCGTCGACGAGCTCACGCTTTCGAGCCGGGGCAGCTGGAAGGTGGTGCTGAACAGCGGCGCCGAGATCGAGCTCGGCCGCGGGCAGCCCGAAGAGGTGGCCGCCCGTGCGCAACGTTTCCTGAAAACCGTGACCCAGGTCGCGGGCCAATACCACCGCACCGCGGCGGACATCGAAGGGGCCGATCTGCGCCACAACGATGCCTATGCGTTGCGCCTTCGTGGCGTCACCACGGTCGTTACCGACCCGAAGACCAAGAAGAAGTAA